The Sphingomonas sp. So64.6b genome includes a region encoding these proteins:
- a CDS encoding transcription antitermination factor NusB: MAHSQSNQPEPAGVPARRAALRLLDAVLRQGLPLEAALDRATSGIDRADDRALAHAIAAETLRRLPDLDALIDSATARPLPEDAKARSALRIALVQTLALGTPAHAAISTVLPLVDGGPRKLVHGVFGTLSRQGASLPEIPTLPDPVAIRWHAAWGDDAIEGAEHAIAAPPPLDLVIADPATTDEWAEKLGGVSLMPGHVRLPSGHVPELPGFEEGVWWVQDIAASLPARLIGRGTGVALDLCAAPGGKTMQLASAGWRVTSVDSAESRLARLHDNLARTKLSADVVTADVLKWSPPSPADAVLLDAPCSATGIFRRHPDVLHRIRPSQISEMAALQEKMLARAADWVRPGGLLVYATCSLEPAEGEKQLKRFLGTRGDYAVDRIRQEELPEGLTAHAEGYLRTLPGALADQGGCDGFFMARMRRAI, translated from the coding sequence TTGGCTCATTCCCAATCCAACCAGCCCGAGCCCGCCGGCGTTCCTGCACGGCGCGCGGCACTGCGCCTGCTCGATGCCGTGCTTCGTCAGGGCCTGCCACTCGAGGCCGCGCTCGATCGCGCGACCTCCGGGATCGATCGTGCCGACGACCGCGCGCTCGCCCATGCCATTGCCGCTGAGACGTTACGCCGCCTGCCCGATCTCGACGCGCTGATCGATTCCGCGACCGCGCGACCTTTGCCCGAAGACGCCAAGGCGCGGTCGGCGCTGCGCATCGCCCTGGTCCAGACGCTCGCGCTCGGCACCCCGGCGCATGCCGCGATCAGCACCGTACTGCCGCTGGTCGATGGCGGGCCGCGCAAGCTGGTCCATGGCGTGTTCGGCACTTTATCGCGGCAGGGCGCGAGCTTGCCCGAGATTCCGACCTTGCCCGATCCCGTTGCGATCCGCTGGCATGCCGCCTGGGGCGACGATGCGATCGAAGGCGCCGAGCACGCCATCGCCGCGCCGCCGCCGCTCGATCTGGTCATCGCCGATCCCGCCACGACCGATGAATGGGCGGAGAAACTCGGCGGCGTGTCGCTGATGCCTGGCCATGTGCGCCTGCCCAGCGGCCATGTACCCGAATTGCCCGGCTTCGAAGAGGGTGTCTGGTGGGTGCAGGACATCGCGGCTTCGCTTCCCGCGCGACTGATCGGGCGCGGTACCGGCGTCGCGCTTGATCTATGCGCCGCGCCCGGCGGCAAGACGATGCAGCTCGCAAGCGCCGGTTGGCGGGTGACTTCGGTTGACAGTGCGGAAAGTCGTCTGGCGCGACTTCACGATAACCTCGCGCGGACGAAATTGTCGGCGGACGTCGTCACCGCTGATGTCCTGAAATGGTCGCCGCCCTCGCCGGCCGACGCGGTTCTGCTCGATGCGCCGTGCAGCGCGACCGGTATTTTCCGTCGCCATCCCGACGTACTTCACCGCATTCGCCCCTCGCAGATTTCCGAAATGGCCGCGCTGCAGGAGAAGATGCTGGCGCGCGCCGCCGACTGGGTTCGGCCCGGCGGGTTGCTGGTCTATGCGACCTGCTCGCTCGAACCGGCCGAGGGCGAGAAGCAGCTCAAGCGCTTCCTTGGCACGCGCGGCGACTATGCGGTCGATCGGATCCGTCAGGAAGAATTGCCCGAAGGCTTGACCGCGCATGCTGAAGGGTATCTGCGCACATTGCCCGGCGCGCTCGCCGATCAGGGCGGCTGTGACGGGTTTTTCATGGCGCGGATGAGGCGCGCTATCTGA
- a CDS encoding putative immunity protein, with amino-acid sequence MTTQASPDPCDRQPIQRNSGRHRAVALTAAHEAEAVLSLFEAEHPNDGRPRMAIEAIRGWASGRRELSLAEVRKLSLGSHAAAREASSSAARFVARAAGQAVATWHVPTHATAVPAYATKAIAAMKTEITSR; translated from the coding sequence ATGACGACGCAAGCTTCTCCAGATCCGTGTGATCGGCAACCCATCCAGCGCAACTCGGGCCGACACCGGGCGGTTGCCCTGACCGCGGCACACGAAGCGGAAGCCGTTCTGTCGCTGTTCGAAGCCGAGCATCCGAATGACGGTCGACCGCGCATGGCGATCGAAGCGATCCGCGGTTGGGCCAGCGGACGGCGCGAACTCAGCCTGGCCGAAGTGCGCAAGCTTTCTCTCGGGTCCCATGCCGCCGCACGCGAAGCTTCATCATCAGCGGCCCGGTTCGTGGCGCGCGCGGCAGGCCAGGCGGTGGCGACATGGCATGTGCCGACCCATGCAACGGCGGTCCCCGCTTATGCCACCAAAGCAATCGCCGCGATGAAAACCGAGATAACGAGCCGTTAG
- the rpe gene encoding ribulose-phosphate 3-epimerase — protein sequence MQHPVRIAPSILSADFARLGEEVRAIDAAGADWIHVDVMDGHFVPNITIGPAVVKALRPHTAKPLDVHLMIAPVDAFLEDFAEAGADTISVHVEAGAHTHRTIQRIKGLGKRAGVVLTPQTPAKALDYLLEEVDLVLVMSVNPGFGGQSFIESQLRKIEAIRKMIDKAGLSVDLEVDGGIDRATAPRAIAAGADVLVAGTATFRGGASAYADNIAALRG from the coding sequence ATGCAACATCCAGTCCGTATCGCCCCTTCGATCCTGTCCGCCGATTTCGCCCGGCTCGGTGAGGAGGTGCGCGCGATCGACGCCGCCGGCGCCGACTGGATCCATGTCGACGTCATGGACGGACATTTCGTGCCCAACATCACGATCGGGCCGGCGGTCGTGAAGGCATTGCGTCCGCACACCGCCAAGCCGCTCGACGTGCATCTCATGATCGCGCCGGTCGACGCATTCCTTGAGGATTTTGCCGAAGCGGGCGCCGATACGATCAGTGTCCATGTAGAGGCCGGGGCGCACACCCACCGCACGATCCAGCGCATCAAGGGCCTCGGCAAGCGCGCCGGCGTGGTGCTGACCCCACAGACGCCGGCCAAGGCGCTCGACTATTTGCTCGAAGAGGTCGACCTGGTGCTGGTGATGAGCGTCAATCCCGGTTTCGGCGGGCAGAGCTTCATCGAGAGCCAGCTGCGCAAGATCGAAGCGATCCGCAAGATGATCGACAAGGCCGGGCTAAGCGTCGATCTTGAGGTCGATGGGGGGATCGACCGCGCCACCGCGCCGCGCGCGATCGCGGCCGGCGCCGATGTGCTGGTCGCCGGCACCGCCACCTTTCGCGGGGGGGCATCCGCCTATGCCGATAATATCGCGGCATTGAGAGGCTGA
- a CDS encoding heparinase II/III family protein, with protein MSDPSEPGNDGIDEGKRLIRLGGDKGLSLSERLAERLHRLTWRTPIHGLKLKGRHPLKLIAVPDDPFLGDVKRGHALLEGNLSFRGEIRPIDAINLSKPDYSRALGDHVQSFAWLRDLSTVATRAQATPIAEGLMRRWLDVHADTVSEPAWRADLWGRRILFWTAHAPLVLSSTDLVYRSRLLNTLARGARHIDRGAEKMAPGAPRIAALCGVVAAGLLIAGGDARRSSTEAALIKALSASVFDDGGSVARSPHAQLDIIMLLTMLREVYDSRRLEPPAALLEVLNRMVPALLGVCHGDKGLSSWQGGGPVSGETLRQIIDATGVRARPLRQARDWGYQRLAAGPAVLIMDAAPPPVARLVEGGCASTLAFEFSDGPHRLVVNCGGARAAVAQLPAALADGLRTTAAHSTLIVGDSNSTAIHPDGTLGRGVAEVELARQESDAGSRIEASHDGYARRFGFIHRRQLVLTGNGRELRGEDLLLPEGKRRKTVTTAFAIRFHLGQGVQASPTADGMAALLRMPGGALWQYRCRGGTLTIEDSLWIDAEGRPQSTYQLVITGESPAGGSSVNWAFKRAN; from the coding sequence GTGAGCGATCCCAGCGAGCCCGGCAACGATGGGATCGATGAAGGCAAGCGGCTGATCAGGCTGGGCGGCGACAAGGGGTTGTCGCTGTCCGAACGCCTTGCCGAACGGCTCCACCGCCTGACCTGGCGCACTCCGATCCATGGGCTGAAATTGAAGGGCCGGCATCCACTCAAGCTGATCGCGGTGCCCGACGATCCCTTTCTCGGCGATGTGAAGCGCGGACATGCCTTGCTTGAGGGCAATCTCAGCTTTCGTGGTGAAATCCGGCCGATCGATGCGATCAACCTGAGCAAGCCCGATTATTCCCGCGCGCTTGGCGATCATGTGCAAAGCTTCGCCTGGCTGCGCGACTTGTCGACCGTCGCGACGCGAGCGCAGGCAACGCCGATCGCCGAGGGGCTGATGCGCCGCTGGCTCGATGTGCATGCCGACACGGTCAGTGAGCCGGCCTGGCGTGCCGATCTCTGGGGCCGGCGCATCCTGTTCTGGACCGCCCATGCGCCATTGGTGCTATCTTCGACCGACCTAGTCTATCGTAGTCGGCTGCTCAATACGCTTGCGCGCGGTGCACGGCATATCGATCGCGGCGCGGAGAAGATGGCACCCGGCGCACCACGCATCGCCGCCTTGTGCGGCGTAGTCGCGGCGGGGCTGTTGATCGCCGGCGGCGATGCGCGTCGCTCATCAACTGAGGCGGCTTTGATCAAGGCGCTGTCGGCGTCGGTGTTCGATGACGGCGGTAGTGTCGCGCGCTCGCCGCATGCACAACTCGACATCATAATGCTGCTGACGATGCTGCGCGAGGTCTATGACTCGCGCCGGCTGGAACCGCCCGCCGCGCTGCTCGAAGTACTCAACCGCATGGTCCCGGCGCTGCTCGGCGTCTGTCACGGCGACAAGGGACTGTCGAGCTGGCAGGGCGGTGGTCCGGTGTCGGGCGAGACGCTCAGGCAGATCATCGACGCGACCGGGGTACGCGCAAGACCGCTGCGCCAGGCGCGCGACTGGGGCTATCAGCGCCTCGCCGCCGGTCCGGCCGTGCTGATCATGGACGCGGCACCGCCGCCCGTGGCGCGGTTGGTCGAGGGCGGTTGCGCTTCGACCCTTGCCTTCGAATTTTCCGATGGTCCACACCGGCTGGTGGTCAATTGCGGTGGCGCGCGGGCCGCCGTGGCGCAATTGCCCGCTGCGCTTGCCGACGGCCTGCGCACCACAGCGGCGCATTCGACGCTGATCGTCGGCGACAGCAATTCGACCGCGATCCATCCCGATGGCACACTCGGGCGCGGCGTCGCTGAGGTCGAACTGGCGCGGCAGGAAAGCGATGCCGGCAGCCGGATCGAAGCGAGCCATGACGGGTATGCGCGGCGCTTCGGCTTCATCCATCGCCGCCAGCTGGTACTGACCGGCAATGGCCGCGAACTGCGTGGCGAGGATTTGTTGCTGCCCGAGGGCAAGCGCCGCAAGACCGTCACGACCGCCTTTGCGATCCGCTTCCATCTCGGCCAGGGCGTGCAGGCCTCACCCACCGCCGATGGCATGGCCGCGCTGTTGCGCATGCCCGGTGGCGCGCTGTGGCAGTATCGCTGCCGCGGCGGCACGCTGACGATCGAGGACAGTTTGTGGATCGACGCCGAAGGCCGCCCACAATCGACTTACCAGCTCGTCATCACGGGCGAATCCCCCGCCGGCGGGTCCAGCGTCAACTGGGCCTTCAAACGCGCCAACTGA
- a CDS encoding 2OG-Fe(II) oxygenase, protein MNIDEIDARIAAQDWPGTDAALDAGGCALLPGLLDTEACATIAAGYNDDALFRSRIVMARHGFGRGAYGYFAYPLPPFVATLRAALYPRLQPIANRWVERLGSDVRFPDRHDDFLARCHAAGQRRPTPLLLRYGTGDYNCLHQDLYGEHVFPLQVAILLSRPQQDFTGGDFVLTEQRPRMQSRVEVVPLRQGDAVVFAVNHRPVRGGRGDYRVTMRHGVSTLRSGARHTLGIIFHDAA, encoded by the coding sequence ATGAACATCGATGAGATCGACGCGCGGATCGCCGCGCAGGATTGGCCGGGGACGGACGCCGCACTCGATGCGGGCGGCTGTGCGCTGTTGCCCGGCCTGCTCGATACCGAAGCCTGTGCCACCATTGCCGCCGGCTATAACGACGACGCGCTGTTCCGCAGCCGGATCGTGATGGCACGGCACGGCTTTGGCCGCGGTGCCTATGGTTATTTCGCTTATCCGTTGCCGCCGTTCGTCGCGACCTTGCGCGCCGCACTGTATCCGCGACTACAGCCTATCGCCAATAGATGGGTCGAGCGGCTGGGGAGCGATGTTCGTTTCCCGGACCGCCATGACGATTTCCTGGCACGGTGCCATGCGGCGGGACAAAGGCGACCGACGCCCCTGCTCCTGCGCTACGGAACGGGCGATTATAATTGCCTGCATCAGGATTTGTATGGCGAGCATGTCTTCCCGCTGCAGGTCGCCATCCTGTTGTCGCGACCACAACAGGATTTCACCGGCGGCGATTTCGTGTTGACCGAACAACGCCCGCGCATGCAGTCGCGCGTCGAGGTGGTGCCGCTCCGACAGGGCGACGCGGTGGTCTTCGCGGTCAACCATCGGCCGGTGCGGGGCGGGCGCGGCGATTACCGCGTGACGATGCGCCACGGCGTATCCACCTTGCGCTCGGGTGCGCGGCACACTTTGGGGATCATCTTCCACGACGCAGCTTGA
- the purH gene encoding bifunctional phosphoribosylaminoimidazolecarboxamide formyltransferase/IMP cyclohydrolase gives MTSIPIRRALLSVSDKTGIIDLGQALARHGVELVSTGGTAKALRDAGLDVRDISNLTGFPEMMDGRVKTLHPKVHGGLLAVRDDPAHVASMAEHDIGAIDLVIVNLYPFAQTVAKGADRPEIIENIDIGGPSMVRSAAKNHAFVAVVTDPSDYTALISEMDSSGGATTIELRKRLAARAFAATAAYDGMIASWFGFADQGEAFPETLPITLKRSASLRYGENPHQSAAFYSATGPHAKGIGQARQVQGKELSYNNLNDADAALELIAEFRDAAPSVVIVKHANPCGVASAATLEEAYAAAFACDTVSAFGGIIALNRRLDEATARAISGIFTEVVVAPDADEAALAIFAAKKNLRLLLTGDLPDAARTGLQAKSITGGWLVQTRDNGATPELKVVTKRAPTPAELADCRFAWTVAKHVKSNAIVYAKDGSTAGIGAGQMNRLESARIAAWKAKDAADKAGWTTPRTIGSAVASDAFFPFADGLLAAVEAGATAIIQPGGSIRDDEVIAAADEAGLAMVFTGMRHFRH, from the coding sequence ATGACCAGCATTCCCATCCGCCGCGCCCTGCTTTCGGTGTCGGACAAGACCGGCATCATCGATCTGGGTCAGGCGCTAGCCCGTCACGGTGTCGAACTGGTCTCGACCGGCGGCACCGCCAAGGCGCTGCGCGATGCCGGACTCGATGTGCGCGACATCAGCAACCTGACCGGTTTTCCGGAGATGATGGATGGCCGGGTCAAGACGCTCCACCCCAAGGTCCATGGCGGGCTGCTCGCGGTGCGTGACGATCCCGCGCATGTCGCATCGATGGCCGAACATGACATCGGCGCGATCGATCTGGTGATCGTCAACCTCTATCCGTTCGCGCAGACCGTCGCGAAGGGCGCCGACCGGCCCGAGATCATCGAGAATATCGATATCGGCGGCCCGTCAATGGTGCGCTCGGCGGCCAAGAACCACGCATTCGTCGCGGTCGTCACCGATCCGTCCGACTATACCGCACTTATATCCGAAATGGATTCATCAGGCGGTGCAACGACGATCGAGCTGCGCAAGCGCCTCGCCGCGCGCGCCTTTGCCGCAACCGCGGCTTATGACGGCATGATCGCCAGCTGGTTCGGCTTTGCCGACCAAGGCGAGGCTTTCCCGGAAACGCTGCCGATCACGCTGAAGCGTAGCGCATCGCTGCGCTACGGCGAAAACCCGCACCAATCCGCTGCCTTCTACAGCGCGACTGGTCCGCATGCGAAGGGCATTGGCCAGGCACGGCAAGTGCAAGGTAAGGAGCTGAGCTATAATAATCTCAACGACGCCGATGCCGCACTCGAACTGATCGCGGAATTCCGCGATGCCGCGCCGTCGGTGGTGATCGTCAAGCATGCCAACCCATGCGGGGTCGCGTCGGCTGCGACATTGGAAGAGGCCTATGCCGCCGCCTTTGCGTGCGACACGGTATCAGCGTTCGGCGGGATCATCGCGCTCAACCGCCGGCTCGACGAAGCGACCGCGCGGGCGATCTCGGGCATCTTCACCGAAGTCGTCGTTGCGCCCGATGCCGATGAAGCGGCACTGGCGATCTTCGCGGCGAAGAAGAATCTGCGCCTCCTGCTCACCGGCGACCTGCCCGACGCGGCGCGGACTGGATTGCAGGCAAAGTCGATTACCGGCGGCTGGCTGGTCCAGACGCGCGATAACGGCGCTACGCCGGAACTGAAAGTGGTGACGAAGCGCGCGCCGACCCCGGCGGAACTGGCCGACTGTCGCTTTGCCTGGACCGTCGCCAAGCACGTCAAGTCGAACGCGATCGTCTACGCCAAGGATGGTTCGACCGCCGGCATCGGTGCGGGCCAGATGAACCGACTCGAATCCGCGCGCATCGCCGCCTGGAAGGCGAAGGACGCGGCAGACAAGGCGGGCTGGACGACGCCGCGCACGATTGGCTCGGCGGTGGCTTCCGACGCCTTCTTCCCCTTCGCCGACGGCCTGCTCGCCGCGGTCGAGGCGGGAGCGACTGCGATCATCCAGCCCGGCGGCTCGATCCGCGACGACGAAGTCATCGCGGCGGCGGATGAGGCGGGGCTGGCGATGGTCTTCACCGGCATGCGCCACTTCCGACACTAG
- the polA gene encoding DNA polymerase I has product MPHLYLVDGSGYIFRAYHRLPPLTNVHGEPVGAVYGYTTMIWKLVDELHKADGPTHMAVILDKSSHTFRNELYDKYKAQRPPPPEDLVPQFPMIRDATRAFSLPCIETEGLEADDIIACYSKAALAQGWLVTIVSSDKDLMQLIEPGLDLYDTMNNRRLGPEHVQEKFGVGPERLGDVLALMGDSVDNVPGVTGVGPKTASKLINEHGDLEGVLAAAPSMKPGKLRDNLIEQADMARLSRVLVELKCDVPLPEPLDDLALQGIPDAPLRAFLEHHGFKSLIAKLSAVADAPVETPKTVPLVEDPPCDHDGYETVVDTAALDEWIATARHQGWIAIDTETTGVDATRAELVGVSMALQPNRACYIPLAHGGTDMFAEVPVQIDRAVALAKLKTLFEDPSVLKIGHNLKYDMIVLGRAGLDVAPFDDTIVMSFDLDAGLHGHGMDELAATHLSHSCIAFKDVVGTGKTQRGFAEIDLKAATRYAAEDADVTLRLWRRFKPRLPAEQVTRVYEMVDRPLIPVIAQMERHGIKVDAAKLSQLSTEFAHQMGALEVEIHALAGGAFTIGSPKQLGDVLFERMGIKGGRKGKSGVYSTDVNELERIAADKDSPGKDIARKVLDWRQLSKLKSTYTDALQAQINPATGRVHTSYSLTGAQTGRLSSTDPNLQNIPIRTEVGRQIRDAFVAEEGNVLLAADYSQIELRLAAHMADVPALKAAFANGDDIHSLTAQELFGEVNRDTRGRAKTINFAILYGISRWGLAGRLDVTAEEAQAMIDRYFERFPGISNYIVQTTEGVRETGYTTTLFGRKTHFPRIKSKIQHERQGAERAAINAPIQGTSADIIKRAMARMGPALLEAGLPDVRMLLQVHDELVFELPEGDVEAAKPVIERVMATAAEPAVVLSVPLGIEIGTGKSWGAAH; this is encoded by the coding sequence ATGCCTCATCTCTATCTTGTCGATGGTTCCGGTTATATCTTCCGTGCCTATCACCGGCTGCCGCCACTGACCAATGTGCATGGCGAGCCGGTCGGCGCCGTCTATGGTTACACCACGATGATCTGGAAGCTCGTCGACGAGCTGCATAAGGCCGATGGCCCGACGCATATGGCGGTGATCCTCGACAAGTCGAGCCACACCTTCCGCAACGAGCTATACGATAAATACAAGGCACAGCGGCCGCCGCCGCCCGAGGACCTGGTTCCGCAATTTCCCATGATTCGTGACGCCACGCGCGCCTTTTCGCTGCCGTGCATCGAGACCGAGGGGCTGGAAGCCGACGACATCATCGCCTGTTATTCGAAAGCGGCGCTGGCGCAGGGCTGGCTGGTCACGATCGTCAGTTCCGACAAGGATCTGATGCAGCTGATCGAGCCCGGGCTCGACCTTTATGACACGATGAACAACCGACGGCTCGGGCCTGAACATGTCCAGGAGAAGTTTGGAGTCGGGCCGGAGCGACTCGGTGACGTGCTCGCACTAATGGGCGACAGTGTCGACAATGTGCCGGGTGTGACCGGGGTCGGTCCGAAGACCGCATCCAAGCTGATCAACGAACATGGCGATCTGGAAGGCGTACTCGCCGCCGCGCCGTCGATGAAGCCGGGCAAACTTCGCGACAATCTGATCGAACAGGCCGATATGGCGCGATTGAGCCGCGTGCTGGTCGAACTGAAGTGCGATGTGCCGTTGCCCGAGCCGCTCGACGATCTGGCGCTGCAAGGCATTCCCGATGCGCCGCTGCGTGCGTTCCTCGAACATCACGGCTTCAAATCGCTGATCGCCAAGCTATCGGCGGTCGCGGACGCGCCGGTCGAGACACCGAAGACGGTTCCGCTGGTGGAGGATCCGCCGTGCGACCATGACGGATACGAGACGGTGGTCGATACGGCCGCGCTGGACGAGTGGATCGCCACGGCACGGCATCAGGGCTGGATCGCGATCGATACCGAGACGACCGGAGTCGATGCGACCCGCGCCGAACTGGTCGGGGTGAGCATGGCGCTGCAACCCAACCGGGCCTGTTACATCCCGCTCGCACATGGCGGCACCGACATGTTCGCCGAGGTGCCGGTGCAGATCGACCGCGCGGTCGCGCTCGCGAAGCTCAAAACCTTGTTCGAGGATCCGAGCGTCCTCAAGATCGGGCACAATCTCAAATATGACATGATCGTGCTCGGTCGCGCTGGCCTGGATGTCGCGCCGTTCGACGACACGATCGTGATGAGCTTCGATCTCGATGCCGGCCTGCACGGGCACGGCATGGATGAGCTGGCCGCGACGCACCTGTCGCACAGCTGCATCGCGTTCAAGGATGTGGTCGGCACCGGCAAGACGCAGCGCGGCTTTGCCGAGATCGATCTGAAGGCGGCGACGCGCTACGCCGCCGAGGATGCCGATGTGACCTTGCGGTTGTGGCGGCGGTTCAAGCCGCGCCTGCCGGCGGAACAGGTCACGCGCGTCTATGAGATGGTCGATCGCCCGCTGATCCCGGTGATCGCACAAATGGAGCGGCACGGTATCAAGGTCGATGCGGCGAAGCTGTCGCAGCTCTCGACCGAGTTCGCACACCAGATGGGCGCGCTCGAGGTCGAGATCCATGCGCTGGCTGGCGGTGCCTTCACCATCGGCAGCCCCAAGCAACTGGGTGACGTGCTGTTCGAGCGCATGGGCATCAAGGGCGGGCGCAAAGGAAAATCCGGGGTCTATTCGACCGACGTCAACGAGCTTGAGCGGATCGCGGCAGACAAGGACTCGCCGGGCAAGGATATCGCGCGCAAAGTGCTCGACTGGCGCCAGCTGTCCAAGCTCAAATCCACTTATACCGACGCGTTGCAGGCGCAGATCAACCCGGCGACCGGCCGCGTCCATACCAGTTACTCGCTGACCGGAGCGCAAACCGGGCGGCTGTCCTCGACTGACCCGAACTTGCAGAATATTCCGATCCGTACCGAGGTCGGCCGGCAGATCCGCGATGCGTTCGTCGCCGAAGAGGGCAATGTCCTGCTCGCGGCCGATTATTCGCAGATCGAACTGCGTCTTGCCGCGCATATGGCCGACGTGCCCGCGCTGAAGGCGGCGTTCGCCAATGGCGACGACATCCACAGCCTGACCGCGCAGGAATTGTTCGGCGAGGTGAACCGCGACACGCGTGGCCGTGCCAAGACGATCAACTTCGCGATCCTCTATGGCATCAGCCGCTGGGGCCTGGCCGGCCGGCTCGACGTCACCGCGGAGGAGGCGCAAGCGATGATCGACCGCTATTTCGAGCGCTTCCCCGGGATCAGCAACTATATCGTCCAGACCACCGAAGGCGTGCGCGAGACCGGCTATACGACGACCCTGTTCGGCCGGAAGACGCACTTTCCGCGTATCAAATCAAAGATCCAGCATGAGCGCCAGGGCGCCGAGCGCGCGGCGATCAACGCGCCGATCCAGGGCACCAGCGCCGACATCATCAAGCGGGCAATGGCGCGGATGGGGCCCGCCTTGCTCGAAGCAGGATTGCCCGATGTGCGCATGCTGCTGCAGGTGCATGATGAACTGGTGTTCGAACTGCCCGAAGGCGATGTCGAAGCGGCAAAACCGGTGATCGAGCGCGTCATGGCCACCGCCGCCGAACCGGCGGTGGTGCTGAGCGTGCCACTCGGCATCGAGATCGGGACCGGGAAGAGCTGGGGCGCGGCGCATTGA
- a CDS encoding lipopolysaccharide biosynthesis protein, whose translation MTAATGDIDDLNALAKGGRTNIIGFLLRLAARLPFLFIAGRVYGPETVGRFAIAVVVVELAALLATLGLKRGLAQALSDTERPHVHVVWDAMAVAFVVSLIASAVLILFPEVMYPNTPITGMDRWLPCIIFATAWSDVSLAALAYRRNVKATVTARAIVEPWTISAAAWAFSFYSLRDGLVLSYILSMAAALVASLIPFVRSYGIPHGWKPRVRPLLALAGRNMPLAGADAVEWGTRNVDRFILGVMFEPKVVGIYYMAQQVASIPAKLKTSFDPILGPVITTALARNDREAVAAQVKQVGFWIMAAQVGLALMGSIPGEAVMGVVGPQFVAGTAALAFLLSAEAAASTGAVCESALVYIARLKNLLISLGMLCFQIVLSFALIFAIRNGGWPVNYQAAGPAIALLLSVSLTSVIKSKFLSRLLGAGVAGWRWPLLWAALAAGLVGSAFTALPKSYEWAEAAIGIPTICATYLFVLFKWAFGPSDRALFRKIPKAGPESAEGALPV comes from the coding sequence TTGACCGCAGCGACGGGGGACATCGATGATCTCAACGCGCTCGCCAAGGGCGGGCGGACCAACATCATCGGGTTCCTGTTGCGGCTTGCGGCGCGCCTGCCCTTCCTGTTCATCGCCGGTCGCGTCTATGGCCCGGAAACGGTCGGACGGTTTGCGATTGCCGTGGTGGTGGTCGAGCTCGCCGCACTGCTCGCGACGCTCGGGCTGAAGCGCGGCCTGGCACAGGCGCTGTCGGATACGGAGCGCCCGCATGTCCATGTCGTGTGGGACGCGATGGCGGTGGCCTTCGTCGTCTCACTGATCGCCAGCGCGGTGCTGATTCTGTTCCCCGAGGTGATGTATCCCAACACGCCGATCACCGGGATGGACCGGTGGCTGCCGTGCATCATCTTTGCTACCGCGTGGTCGGACGTCAGCCTTGCCGCGCTCGCCTATCGCCGCAACGTCAAGGCGACAGTGACCGCCCGCGCGATCGTCGAGCCGTGGACGATCAGCGCCGCGGCCTGGGCCTTCTCCTTCTATTCGCTGCGCGATGGACTGGTCCTGTCCTACATCCTGTCGATGGCGGCGGCACTGGTCGCGTCGCTGATCCCGTTCGTGCGCAGCTATGGCATCCCCCATGGCTGGAAACCGCGTGTGCGCCCGCTGCTCGCGCTGGCCGGGCGCAACATGCCGCTCGCCGGCGCCGATGCGGTCGAATGGGGCACGCGCAACGTCGACCGCTTCATCCTCGGCGTGATGTTCGAACCCAAAGTGGTCGGCATCTATTATATGGCACAGCAGGTCGCTTCGATCCCGGCCAAGCTCAAGACCAGTTTCGACCCGATCCTCGGCCCGGTCATCACTACCGCACTCGCGCGCAACGACCGCGAGGCGGTGGCAGCGCAGGTCAAGCAGGTCGGCTTCTGGATCATGGCGGCGCAAGTCGGACTCGCACTGATGGGATCGATCCCCGGCGAAGCGGTGATGGGTGTGGTTGGTCCGCAGTTCGTCGCAGGCACGGCGGCGCTTGCTTTCTTATTGTCGGCCGAGGCGGCGGCGTCGACCGGTGCGGTGTGTGAAAGCGCACTGGTCTATATCGCGCGGTTGAAGAACCTGCTGATCTCGCTTGGCATGCTGTGTTTCCAGATCGTGCTCAGCTTTGCGCTGATCTTCGCGATCCGCAATGGAGGATGGCCGGTCAATTATCAGGCAGCGGGCCCGGCGATCGCGCTGCTGCTGTCGGTCAGCCTGACCTCGGTGATCAAATCGAAATTCCTGTCGCGCCTGCTCGGCGCGGGTGTCGCCGGCTGGCGCTGGCCCTTGCTGTGGGCGGCATTGGCCGCCGGGCTGGTCGGCAGCGCCTTCACCGCACTGCCCAAAAGCTATGAATGGGCGGAGGCGGCGATCGGCATTCCCACGATTTGCGCGACTTATTTATTCGTGCTGTTCAAATGGGCATTCGGCCCGTCGGATCGCGCGCTGTTTCGCAAGATTCCCAAAGCGGGGCCAGAATCGGCCGAGGGCGCGCTGCCGGTCTAA